Proteins encoded in a region of the Brassica oleracea var. oleracea cultivar TO1000 unplaced genomic scaffold, BOL UnpScaffold01031, whole genome shotgun sequence genome:
- the LOC106320714 gene encoding V-type proton ATPase subunit F, with the protein MAGRASIPARNSALIAMIADEDTVVGFLMAGVGNVDIRRKTNYLIVDSKTTVRQIEDAFKEFSSRDDIAIILISQYVANMIRFLVDSYNKPVPAILEIPSKDHPYDPAHDSVLSRVKYLFSAESVSQR; encoded by the exons ATGGCTGGGAGAGCTTCGATCCCTGCTCGCAACTCTGCCCTCATCGCTATGATCGCCGATGAG GACACCGTAGTTGGGTTCTTGATGGCTGGAGTTGGTAATGTTGACATCAGGAGGAAGACTAATTACCTCATCGTGGACTCAA AGACAACTGTGAGGCAAATTGAGGATGCTTTCAAGGAATTCTCATCAAGAGATGATATTGCTATCATCCTCATCAGCCAATAT GTTGCAAATATGATCAGGTTCTTGGTGGATAGCTACAACAAGCCAGTTCCTGCAATCCTGGAGATCCCTTCCAAGGACCATCCCTATGATCCTGCTCATGACTCTGTTCTCTCCCGTGTCAAGTACCTCTTCTCTGCGGAATCTGTGTCACAGCGTTAA